A stretch of the Tannerella serpentiformis genome encodes the following:
- a CDS encoding sirohydrochlorin cobaltochelatase → MKRIKTWILAAMAIVLAVSLNSCDKSEEPITNVERYQQSVDNTVKTGKKHDKVILLVAFGSTWQRAFLAFDNTVAEYKKAFPDYDVFLSFSSAICINRAAAGEHAKDEGEAKAEVRHYYSPNFWLEAFGRVQYSEIIVQSLQVIPGEEYGRVINYMKDFANNSLGDLDDAYLKKVTLRLGLPLMADADKDVKALAKALDANYANYAKQGIVAFMGHGNPDSYDIYKANIRYTQLEQALQKINKNYYVGTVDMKDNFKTFVRERMVKAGVSKGRVYCTPLMSISGDHAHNDMAGNDVAKTPFQPNEEGEVEDTSWKMYFKTMGYDCSDETQIMNGLLERENVRQLWMNHTKNAEKVDYYHSKNPE, encoded by the coding sequence ATGAAGAGAATTAAGACATGGATCTTGGCTGCAATGGCCATCGTCCTCGCAGTGAGCCTCAACTCCTGCGACAAGAGTGAAGAACCCATCACGAACGTGGAGCGCTACCAACAATCGGTAGACAACACCGTCAAGACGGGTAAGAAACACGACAAAGTGATCCTGCTCGTGGCCTTCGGGTCCACATGGCAGCGCGCCTTTCTGGCCTTCGACAACACCGTAGCCGAATACAAGAAGGCATTCCCCGACTACGACGTCTTCCTGTCCTTCTCCTCCGCCATTTGCATCAACCGCGCCGCCGCGGGCGAGCACGCCAAGGACGAGGGAGAGGCCAAAGCCGAGGTGCGTCACTACTACTCGCCCAACTTTTGGCTCGAAGCCTTCGGACGCGTACAGTACAGCGAGATTATTGTCCAGTCTCTGCAAGTGATTCCGGGCGAAGAGTACGGCCGAGTGATCAACTACATGAAGGATTTCGCTAACAACAGTCTGGGAGACCTCGACGACGCCTATTTGAAGAAGGTCACCCTCCGTTTAGGCCTTCCCCTCATGGCCGACGCCGATAAGGACGTCAAGGCACTCGCCAAAGCGCTTGATGCGAACTACGCTAACTACGCCAAGCAGGGCATCGTAGCCTTCATGGGCCACGGTAACCCCGATTCATACGACATCTACAAGGCGAACATCCGTTACACGCAGCTGGAACAGGCGCTCCAGAAGATCAACAAAAACTACTACGTCGGTACGGTCGACATGAAGGACAACTTCAAGACCTTCGTTCGCGAAAGAATGGTCAAAGCAGGCGTCAGCAAGGGCCGCGTCTACTGCACACCCCTCATGTCCATCTCCGGCGACCATGCCCACAACGATATGGCTGGCAACGACGTCGCCAAGACCCCATTCCAGCCCAATGAAGAGGGTGAAGTGGAAGACACGAGCTGGAAAATGTACTTCAAGACCATGGGCTACGACTGCTCAGACGAGACTCAGATCATGAATGGCCTCCTCGAGCGCGAAAATGTCCGTCAATTGTGGATGAACCACACCAAGAACGCCGAGAAGGTAGACTACTATCACTCAAAGAACCCCGAATAA
- a CDS encoding TonB-dependent receptor plug domain-containing protein, protein MKRRHLHHITSAPRCKVAGRMALATALLWVAQAVSAQDSTMRRPNEAMKNIALDEVVVTATGTEHTLKSVPVQTEIISGRALKNFAGRSIEDILSGLTASFAFGEDDMGSHIQMNGLGNNYILILIDGKRIHGDVGGQNELSLIDPNNIERVEIVRGASSALYGSDAMAGVINIITKKHDEGVLLENTSRFGSYGDVRQHTGVGFNIGRFSSWTNFQLQHSDGWQNTSVEDPNQTEFLITDSRNKTVNRNTNWQLSERLGFSPTRDLELYAAGSIYGKRIYRPSGKYPSVDVKTYDLQYGNASAAVGGKWKLNRTDLLTLDVSWDRHAYYYNFTDTTLIDGYINGRYTPYYPYFPGQTDLQSDQQRTLAALKGVFRLPFENTLSAGLEWRYDWLKAPMRVIDGKASDQTAAVFVQDEFGLLDPLQITAGLRVDRNARFGRFKLTPKIAAMLSLGDYRLRAVWSRGFKTPTPKELFYRYIREMAGTHLYLGNTDLRPQTSDYFSLGAEYLGSRGLSLSVTGYFNRLDHMITLVTIPTSQAPGDLVARYDPVKVRQYKNLESAKTYGVDISLRYAVRAFTIGAGYSYLNTDANLYDATHDRMKSVIIDGTAHHKANAFVTWSHDFSPAYHFTAGLYGRASSKRYYQINGDGKGFQIWRLSTTHDLGRARHMTYRLEAGVDNLFNYCDRTPHGLHLGTMTPGRTVYASLTVRFAKGKKVKHEKDTITNLNSNDYEEN, encoded by the coding sequence ATGAAACGGAGACACTTGCATCACATCACATCGGCACCACGCTGCAAAGTCGCCGGACGGATGGCCCTTGCCACCGCCTTACTTTGGGTAGCGCAGGCCGTTTCGGCACAAGATTCGACGATGAGGCGCCCCAACGAGGCGATGAAGAACATTGCACTCGACGAGGTAGTCGTCACCGCAACGGGTACGGAACATACATTGAAGTCTGTACCCGTACAGACGGAGATTATCTCGGGCCGGGCGCTCAAGAACTTCGCCGGACGGAGCATCGAGGACATCTTATCGGGATTGACCGCCTCCTTCGCCTTTGGTGAGGACGACATGGGCAGCCATATCCAGATGAATGGCTTGGGCAATAACTACATCCTGATCCTGATCGACGGAAAACGTATTCACGGCGATGTCGGCGGGCAAAATGAGCTCTCGCTCATCGATCCGAACAACATCGAGCGGGTGGAGATCGTCCGCGGCGCCTCGTCCGCGCTCTATGGGAGCGATGCAATGGCCGGCGTGATCAACATCATCACCAAAAAGCACGATGAAGGGGTCTTACTCGAAAATACTTCGCGCTTCGGGTCGTATGGAGATGTCCGCCAACACACCGGCGTGGGCTTCAACATCGGCCGATTCAGCAGCTGGACCAACTTTCAGCTTCAGCACTCCGATGGATGGCAGAACACGTCTGTCGAGGACCCCAACCAAACGGAATTTCTCATCACCGACTCCCGCAATAAGACAGTCAACAGGAACACGAACTGGCAACTGTCCGAGCGACTCGGCTTCTCTCCGACGCGCGACCTCGAACTCTACGCCGCCGGAAGCATCTATGGCAAACGCATCTACCGCCCGAGCGGGAAATACCCCTCCGTAGACGTGAAGACCTACGATCTTCAGTACGGCAACGCCTCCGCAGCCGTCGGGGGTAAATGGAAGCTGAACCGAACGGACCTCCTCACGCTCGACGTGAGCTGGGATCGCCACGCTTACTACTACAATTTCACTGACACCACCCTCATCGATGGCTATATCAATGGTCGATATACGCCGTACTACCCTTATTTCCCCGGGCAGACGGATCTGCAGAGCGATCAGCAGCGCACCTTGGCCGCGCTGAAGGGTGTCTTCCGCTTACCCTTCGAAAACACGCTCAGTGCGGGCCTTGAATGGCGCTACGACTGGCTCAAGGCGCCGATGCGCGTCATTGACGGTAAGGCGTCAGACCAAACCGCGGCCGTTTTCGTACAAGATGAGTTCGGGCTGCTCGATCCGCTGCAAATCACGGCGGGTCTACGCGTAGATCGTAACGCCCGCTTCGGGCGGTTCAAGCTCACACCGAAAATTGCTGCCATGCTCAGCCTCGGAGACTACCGCCTGCGCGCGGTATGGAGTCGCGGATTCAAAACGCCCACTCCCAAGGAACTTTTCTACCGTTACATCCGCGAGATGGCCGGCACCCACCTCTATTTAGGTAACACCGACCTCCGTCCGCAGACCTCCGACTACTTTTCTCTCGGTGCCGAATATCTGGGAAGCCGTGGCCTCTCCCTGTCAGTCACCGGATACTTCAACCGACTGGACCACATGATCACCTTAGTCACCATCCCCACCTCGCAAGCCCCTGGTGACCTGGTGGCGAGGTACGACCCCGTCAAAGTGCGCCAGTACAAGAACCTCGAAAGCGCCAAAACGTACGGCGTAGACATTAGTCTTCGATATGCAGTCCGCGCCTTTACCATCGGCGCCGGATACAGCTACCTCAATACCGACGCCAATCTCTACGACGCCACTCACGACCGCATGAAATCCGTCATCATCGACGGGACAGCCCACCACAAGGCCAATGCATTCGTCACCTGGAGCCACGATTTCTCTCCCGCCTATCATTTTACCGCCGGACTTTACGGACGCGCCTCATCCAAGCGATATTATCAGATCAACGGCGACGGGAAAGGCTTCCAAATCTGGCGACTTTCTACCACCCACGACCTCGGACGCGCACGTCATATGACTTATCGTCTCGAAGCTGGCGTGGATAACCTCTTCAATTATTGCGACCGTACCCCGCACGGCCTCCATTTGGGCACCATGACGCCCGGGCGCACCGTTTACGCCTCGCTCACCGTACGCTTTGCTAAAGGCAAGAAGGTGAAGCACGAAAAAGACACGATTACCAACCTAAATAGTAACGATTATGAAGAGAATTAA
- a CDS encoding TonB-dependent receptor, with the protein MKKKYIGMLLAWLCGVMTLSAQTGVSGRVINADTNEPVVGANIRVDHSLTGDVTNTRGEFTISNLPEGTHTLNVSHLNYTTEAREVRSGETGVVIRMRESMVQLGQVVVTGTGTHHLMKNSPVPVNVITSRELSNAGISTLDEALQKLTPSFSNMTNGMGTTLSLNGLPEKYFVFLENGRRIGGDNTYERIDVSRIKRIEILSGASSALYGTNAVGGVVNIITNDVKHAVNLSSDTRYTSHGRFTQSIAADVNTGRFGSYTSYRRSQAESWQLSPYERNKKDSLVETQKVASAGFHSDNVNQRFTYDATDRLSFQLRGGYFRNITRRPAAAYDYDLQHRTYSWGAGVKYLLSPDAYITADYQADFFSSRYNFLNASKTYKTQPGDELVRKRTRNQQANVKGIFNLGERNKVSVGVEYLADMLSSPTENISHKTAYTAALFAQDEITITRQLRALAGVRYLYHEFFKSYATPNVALMYGQGGLNLRASYAAGFRAPTLSELYASETTKSVDRITIGNLNLKPEKSDYFSLNAEYAHSRFTVSTNFFYNRIRDMIDYRTIATGEEAKQKYGHEEVRQRDNVYKAEVRGINVAAQAYLGAGFRIGAGYTHLDTKDDETGRPIDKSLRNAANVNAQWTRTWGGYTMNVYLNGRINSERFSKTYGYAPAYQVWDLNTRHTFSLRSVILEPGVGIENLFNYTDDRPYNFNYATLTPGRSVYVSLSIKFRG; encoded by the coding sequence ATGAAGAAAAAGTACATAGGAATGCTCCTCGCATGGCTGTGCGGGGTGATGACGCTCAGCGCACAAACGGGCGTGAGTGGACGAGTGATTAATGCCGACACGAACGAGCCTGTGGTAGGCGCCAACATCCGCGTGGACCACAGTCTGACGGGCGACGTGACCAATACGCGCGGCGAGTTTACGATCAGCAACCTGCCCGAGGGCACGCACACGCTGAACGTGTCACACCTGAACTATACGACCGAAGCGCGCGAGGTGCGGAGCGGCGAAACGGGCGTCGTGATCCGCATGCGCGAGAGTATGGTGCAGCTTGGGCAGGTGGTGGTGACGGGCACCGGAACGCATCACCTGATGAAGAATAGCCCCGTGCCCGTGAACGTGATCACGTCGCGCGAACTGAGCAACGCCGGCATCTCAACCCTCGACGAAGCCCTGCAAAAACTGACCCCCTCCTTCTCGAACATGACCAACGGTATGGGCACGACGCTCAGCCTGAACGGGCTGCCGGAGAAATACTTCGTCTTCCTCGAAAACGGTCGCCGGATAGGTGGCGACAACACCTACGAACGCATCGACGTCTCGCGTATCAAGCGCATTGAGATCCTCAGCGGCGCCTCCTCGGCGCTCTACGGCACGAACGCTGTCGGCGGCGTGGTGAACATCATCACGAACGACGTAAAGCATGCCGTCAACCTCTCTTCCGACACGCGTTACACGTCGCACGGACGCTTCACTCAGTCGATCGCGGCCGACGTCAACACGGGCCGATTCGGCTCCTACACCTCCTATCGCCGCAGCCAAGCCGAAAGCTGGCAACTCAGTCCGTACGAGCGAAACAAGAAGGACAGCCTTGTGGAGACGCAGAAGGTAGCCTCCGCCGGCTTTCACTCCGACAACGTCAACCAACGATTCACCTACGACGCCACCGATCGCCTCTCCTTCCAGCTGCGAGGCGGCTACTTCCGCAACATCACGCGTCGGCCCGCCGCAGCGTACGATTACGACCTCCAGCACCGCACCTACTCCTGGGGCGCAGGCGTCAAATACCTCCTCTCGCCCGATGCCTACATCACGGCGGACTATCAGGCCGACTTCTTTTCGTCGCGCTACAACTTCCTGAACGCAAGCAAGACGTACAAGACCCAGCCAGGCGACGAATTGGTGCGCAAACGCACGCGCAATCAGCAGGCCAACGTGAAGGGGATCTTCAACCTGGGCGAACGGAATAAGGTATCGGTCGGGGTGGAGTACTTGGCCGACATGCTCAGCAGTCCCACGGAGAACATCAGCCACAAAACGGCCTACACCGCGGCCCTCTTCGCACAAGATGAGATCACGATCACCCGCCAACTGCGAGCCTTAGCTGGGGTGCGTTACCTCTACCACGAATTTTTCAAGAGCTACGCCACGCCAAACGTCGCCCTCATGTATGGCCAGGGAGGTCTGAACCTCCGAGCCTCCTATGCCGCTGGATTTCGCGCTCCCACACTCTCGGAACTGTACGCCTCCGAGACGACCAAGTCAGTCGACCGCATTACGATCGGCAACCTCAACCTCAAACCCGAGAAGAGCGACTATTTCTCCCTCAATGCCGAGTACGCCCACAGCCGCTTCACGGTGAGCACGAACTTCTTCTACAATCGCATCCGTGATATGATCGATTATCGTACCATCGCCACGGGTGAAGAGGCCAAACAGAAGTACGGACACGAGGAAGTGCGCCAGCGCGACAACGTCTACAAGGCGGAAGTCCGCGGCATCAACGTGGCGGCCCAAGCCTACCTCGGAGCAGGCTTCCGCATCGGCGCGGGATACACTCACCTCGACACGAAAGACGATGAAACGGGCCGACCCATCGACAAGAGTCTCCGGAATGCCGCCAACGTCAACGCGCAATGGACACGCACATGGGGCGGATACACGATGAACGTCTACCTGAACGGTCGCATCAACAGCGAACGCTTCTCCAAGACCTACGGTTACGCTCCCGCCTACCAAGTTTGGGATCTCAACACCCGCCACACGTTCTCTCTCCGTTCTGTGATCCTCGAACCGGGCGTGGGCATCGAAAACCTCTTCAATTACACCGACGACAGGCCCTACAATTTCAACTACGCCACGCTGACACCCGGCCGCTCGGTCTACGTAAGCCTATCCATCAAGTTTAGAGGATGA
- a CDS encoding peptide chain release factor 3: MTLQDEIRRRRTFAIISHPDAGKTTLTEKLLLFGGAIHVAGAVKSNKIRRTATSDWMEIEKQRGISVATSAMAFDYEGYKINILDTPGHQDFAEDTYRTLTAVDSVIIVIDAAKGVETQTRKLMEVCRMRKTPVIVFVNKLDREGKAPFDLLDEIESELQITVRPLSWPIEMGDRFKGVYNLYERKLDLYRPDKQVVTESVAFSDLTDPDLERRIGESSAAQLREDIELIEGVYPPLDVQTYLSGDVAPVFFGSALNNFGVRELLNCFVRIAPPPQPVQTVERLVQPEEPTFTGFVFKIHANMDPNHRSCIAFVKVCSGRFERNANYRHVRLDKMMRFSSPTAFMAQKKEVVDEAFAGDIVGLPDTGNFKIGDSLTEGELLQFKGLPRFSPELFKYIENADPMRAKQLNKGIDQLMDEGVAQLFTNRFNGRKIIGAVGQLQFEVIQYRLLHEYGAQCRWDPLPLYKACWIESDDKAALDSFMRRKAQYMASDHEGRDVYLADSAYVLTMAQQDFPDVRFHFTSEF; encoded by the coding sequence ATGACCCTCCAAGACGAAATCCGCCGCCGCCGCACCTTCGCCATCATCAGCCACCCCGACGCCGGCAAAACCACCCTCACCGAGAAGCTCCTCCTCTTCGGTGGCGCCATCCACGTAGCCGGCGCCGTAAAGTCGAACAAAATCCGCCGCACCGCCACCTCCGACTGGATGGAGATCGAGAAGCAGCGCGGCATCTCCGTGGCCACCTCCGCCATGGCCTTCGATTATGAAGGCTACAAGATCAACATCCTCGACACCCCCGGCCACCAAGACTTCGCCGAGGACACTTATCGCACCCTCACGGCCGTCGATAGCGTCATCATCGTCATCGACGCCGCCAAAGGTGTCGAGACACAGACCCGCAAACTGATGGAAGTCTGCCGCATGCGCAAGACACCCGTCATCGTCTTCGTCAATAAGCTCGACCGTGAAGGCAAAGCCCCCTTCGACCTCCTCGACGAGATCGAGAGCGAGCTTCAAATCACCGTCCGCCCCTTGAGCTGGCCCATCGAAATGGGCGACCGCTTCAAAGGCGTCTACAACCTCTACGAGCGCAAGCTCGATCTCTACCGCCCCGACAAGCAGGTGGTCACGGAGAGCGTAGCCTTCAGCGACCTCACCGATCCCGACCTCGAGCGCCGCATCGGCGAGTCGTCCGCCGCGCAGCTCCGCGAAGACATCGAGCTGATTGAGGGCGTCTATCCCCCGCTCGACGTCCAGACCTACCTCAGTGGCGACGTCGCCCCGGTCTTCTTCGGCTCCGCGCTGAACAACTTTGGCGTCCGCGAGCTGCTCAACTGCTTCGTCCGCATCGCTCCGCCACCCCAACCCGTGCAGACCGTCGAGCGACTCGTCCAGCCGGAGGAGCCCACGTTCACCGGCTTCGTCTTCAAGATTCACGCGAACATGGACCCCAATCACCGCAGCTGCATCGCCTTCGTCAAGGTCTGCTCCGGCCGCTTCGAACGCAACGCCAACTATCGCCACGTCCGCCTCGATAAGATGATGCGCTTCAGCAGTCCCACGGCTTTCATGGCCCAGAAGAAGGAGGTCGTCGACGAAGCCTTCGCCGGCGACATCGTCGGCCTACCGGACACGGGCAACTTCAAGATCGGCGACAGCCTGACCGAGGGCGAGCTGCTCCAGTTCAAGGGCCTCCCACGCTTCTCGCCCGAGCTTTTCAAATACATCGAAAACGCCGACCCTATGCGCGCCAAGCAGCTGAACAAAGGCATCGATCAGCTGATGGACGAGGGCGTGGCGCAACTCTTCACCAACCGTTTCAACGGTCGCAAGATCATCGGCGCCGTCGGGCAATTGCAGTTCGAGGTCATCCAGTACCGCCTGCTGCACGAGTACGGCGCGCAGTGTCGCTGGGATCCGCTCCCCCTCTACAAAGCCTGCTGGATCGAGAGCGACGACAAGGCTGCGCTCGACAGCTTCATGCGCCGCAAGGCCCAATACATGGCCTCCGATCACGAGGGCCGCGACGTCTACCTGGCCGACTCGGCCTACGTCCTCACCATGGCGCAGCAGGACTTTCCCGACGTGCGTTTCCACTTCACCTCCGAGTTCTGA
- the rfbD gene encoding dTDP-4-dehydrorhamnose reductase: MIPVLVTGARGQLGDAIRRRIYRHPNYAFTLTDIDELDLCDSNAVADFVRRGRYAYIINCAAYTAVDRAESDAERCLQINRDAVGHLATAAREVGSRMIHISTDYVFDGRAHRPYREDDTPSPTSVYGRTKLAGEHVLLEALPTDAAILRTAWLYSEVGNNFVKTMLRLGAERPEIRVVNDQIGSPTYAGDLAEAVLHILTAPTFHPGVYHYTNEGTCSWYDFACHILRVAHLTCIVLPISTADYPTPAARPAYSVLDKTRICTVYGLSIPRWQDSLDRCLHHFMDAASR; encoded by the coding sequence ATGATCCCCGTACTCGTCACCGGCGCCCGCGGCCAGTTGGGCGACGCCATCCGCCGCCGCATCTACCGCCACCCGAACTACGCCTTCACCCTGACCGACATCGACGAACTCGACCTCTGCGACAGCAACGCCGTCGCCGACTTTGTCCGCCGCGGTCGCTACGCCTACATCATCAATTGCGCCGCCTACACCGCCGTCGATCGCGCCGAGAGCGACGCCGAACGCTGCCTCCAGATCAACCGCGACGCCGTCGGCCACCTCGCCACGGCCGCCCGCGAAGTCGGCTCACGCATGATTCACATCTCCACCGATTACGTCTTCGACGGCCGCGCCCATCGCCCCTACCGCGAGGACGACACCCCGTCGCCCACCTCCGTCTACGGCCGCACGAAGCTCGCCGGCGAGCACGTCCTGCTCGAGGCACTACCCACCGACGCCGCCATCCTCCGCACCGCGTGGCTCTACTCCGAAGTCGGCAACAACTTCGTCAAGACCATGCTCCGCCTCGGCGCCGAGCGCCCCGAGATCCGCGTCGTGAACGATCAAATCGGCTCGCCCACCTACGCCGGCGACCTGGCCGAGGCCGTGCTCCACATCCTCACCGCGCCCACCTTCCACCCCGGCGTCTATCATTACACCAACGAGGGCACCTGCAGCTGGTACGACTTCGCCTGCCACATCCTCCGCGTCGCCCACCTCACGTGCATCGTCCTCCCCATCTCCACGGCGGACTATCCCACGCCCGCCGCGCGCCCCGCCTACAGTGTCCTCGACAAGACCCGGATCTGCACCGTCTACGGCCTGTCCATCCCCCGCTGGCAAGACAGCCTCGACCGCTGCCTCCATCATTTCATGGACGCCGCCTCCCGCTAA
- a CDS encoding DUF4924 family protein: protein MIVAEQKRQENIVEYLLYMWQVEDLIRANALDSDRIRRTLVARYDVADDVRERIAQWYDNLADMMRSEGVAEHGHLQINRNVVILLNDLHLSLLRNPQEATYGALYYKALPSIVRLRAKSGGAEMTEIETCLTALYGYLLLRLQGAPVSPETLEAVREINLMLTFLAEKYKEERDITHPH, encoded by the coding sequence ATGATCGTAGCCGAACAGAAGAGACAAGAGAACATCGTCGAGTACCTTTTATATATGTGGCAGGTGGAAGACCTGATCCGAGCCAACGCCCTCGACAGCGACCGCATCCGCCGCACCCTCGTGGCCCGTTACGACGTGGCCGACGATGTGCGCGAACGCATCGCCCAGTGGTATGACAATCTGGCAGACATGATGCGCAGTGAAGGCGTCGCCGAGCATGGGCACCTGCAGATCAACCGCAACGTCGTCATCCTCCTCAACGACCTCCACCTCTCCCTCCTCCGCAATCCGCAGGAAGCCACCTACGGCGCGCTCTATTACAAGGCCCTGCCCTCCATCGTCCGCCTCCGCGCCAAGTCTGGCGGCGCCGAGATGACCGAGATCGAGACCTGCCTCACCGCCCTCTACGGCTACCTCCTGCTCCGCCTCCAAGGCGCACCCGTCAGCCCCGAGACGCTCGAGGCTGTCCGCGAAATCAACCTCATGCTCACCTTCCTGGCAGAGAAATACAAGGAGGAGCGCGACATCACTCACCCTCATTAA
- the pncB gene encoding nicotinate phosphoribosyltransferase, translating to MIIRDFTDNDLYKFSVMNAIQKKFPDAEVVYRFVNRGETPFPEGFGEALRREVDAMRTLFLTDTAEAFMRRRCYYFDNVFFDLLKGFRFNPAEVTVVQEGGRLEVEVRGLWYRTVLWEVPLMAMISELYYRMTGATPAADADDRARAKARRFEELGAELSEFGTRRRFSFEVQDRVIGILKECMPRVLNGTSNVYLAMLHDLIPMGTHPHEWFMYHGAHYGYRVANEMAMENWVDVYDGYLGIALPDTFTSTDFFKSFSTKYAKLFDGLRCDSGDPFEFTERALSYYERHRIDPKKKTVVYSDSLDLEAIARIKGYVAGRLHDVYGVGTFLTNDVGVQPLNIVIKLFEVKPKGETDFLPVVKLSDSPGKHTGDPDEIDLCKRMLKL from the coding sequence ATGATCATTCGCGATTTTACGGACAACGATCTGTACAAATTCAGCGTCATGAACGCCATCCAAAAGAAGTTCCCCGACGCGGAGGTCGTCTATCGCTTCGTCAACCGTGGCGAGACGCCCTTCCCCGAGGGCTTCGGCGAGGCCCTGCGCCGCGAGGTGGACGCCATGCGCACGCTCTTCTTGACGGACACGGCCGAGGCCTTCATGCGCCGCCGATGCTACTACTTCGACAATGTCTTTTTCGACCTCCTCAAGGGCTTCCGCTTCAACCCCGCCGAAGTCACGGTGGTGCAAGAAGGCGGGCGACTGGAGGTCGAAGTGCGCGGACTGTGGTATCGCACGGTACTCTGGGAGGTGCCCCTCATGGCCATGATCTCCGAGCTCTATTACCGCATGACGGGCGCCACGCCCGCGGCCGACGCCGACGATCGCGCACGCGCCAAAGCGCGTCGCTTCGAGGAGCTGGGCGCTGAGCTGTCGGAGTTCGGCACCCGAAGGCGCTTCTCGTTCGAGGTGCAAGACCGCGTCATCGGCATCCTCAAGGAGTGCATGCCGCGCGTGCTCAACGGCACATCGAACGTCTACCTGGCCATGCTTCACGACCTCATCCCCATGGGCACCCACCCGCACGAATGGTTCATGTATCACGGCGCCCACTACGGCTACCGCGTGGCCAACGAGATGGCGATGGAGAACTGGGTCGACGTCTACGACGGTTACCTCGGCATCGCCCTGCCCGACACCTTCACCTCTACCGACTTCTTCAAGAGCTTCTCCACCAAATACGCCAAGCTCTTCGACGGCCTGCGCTGCGACAGCGGCGACCCCTTCGAGTTCACCGAGCGCGCCCTCAGCTACTATGAGCGCCACCGCATCGACCCGAAAAAGAAGACCGTCGTCTACAGCGACAGCCTCGACCTCGAAGCCATCGCCCGCATCAAGGGCTACGTGGCCGGCCGCCTGCACGACGTCTACGGCGTCGGCACCTTCCTCACCAACGACGTCGGCGTGCAGCCCCTCAACATCGTCATCAAGCTCTTCGAGGTCAAGCCCAAGGGCGAAACGGACTTCCTGCCCGTGGTCAAGCTCTCCGACTCACCCGGCAAGCACACCGGCGACCCGGACGAGATCGACCTCTGCAAGCGCATGCTGAAACTCTGA
- a CDS encoding inorganic pyrophosphatase, with translation MYNKLNDTITRLMGLRYRSHPWHGIEVGKEAPQVITAFIEMVPTDTVKYELNKVNGFLCIDRPQRYSNVVPALYGFIPQSYCGEGFAKYCMDQLKRENIMGDHDPLDICILTEKDIAHGDIIASVRPIGGLRMLDGNAADDKIIAVLQNDATYDSYNDIGDLPKIVLERLKHYFLTYKDMPGEKKKNVEIANEYGREEAYEVIRHCLEDYKIYLDEMHDILR, from the coding sequence ATGTACAACAAACTGAACGACACCATCACCAGACTGATGGGGCTGCGCTACCGCTCGCATCCGTGGCACGGCATTGAGGTGGGCAAGGAGGCCCCGCAAGTGATCACGGCATTTATTGAAATGGTGCCCACGGACACGGTGAAGTATGAGCTGAACAAGGTGAACGGCTTCCTCTGCATCGACCGTCCGCAGCGCTACTCGAACGTCGTGCCGGCGCTCTACGGCTTCATTCCGCAGAGTTATTGCGGAGAGGGCTTTGCCAAGTACTGCATGGACCAGCTCAAGCGAGAGAATATCATGGGCGACCATGACCCCTTGGACATCTGTATCCTGACCGAGAAGGACATCGCCCACGGCGACATCATCGCCTCCGTGCGACCCATCGGCGGGCTGCGCATGCTGGACGGTAACGCGGCGGACGACAAGATCATCGCCGTGCTGCAAAACGACGCTACGTATGATTCATACAACGACATCGGCGACCTGCCCAAGATTGTCCTGGAGCGACTCAAGCACTACTTCCTTACCTACAAGGACATGCCGGGCGAGAAGAAAAAGAACGTCGAGATAGCCAACGAATACGGCCGCGAGGAGGCTTACGAGGTGATCCGACACTGCCTCGAGGACTACAAGATCTACCTCGACGAAATGCACGACATCTTACGATAA
- a CDS encoding type II toxin-antitoxin system VapC family toxin yields the protein MRYLLDTNILVFLALDQEELSREVRDIVENYSNTLCTSAICMVELLQLYRIGKIRSKHKTIDAILRILIDQFSLEVLPFGDRQIKTLKNLHIANDHNDPFDHMVISHAITDRLILISSDRKFERYASQRLDFVFNVR from the coding sequence GTGAGATACTTGTTGGATACGAACATCTTGGTTTTTTTGGCATTGGATCAAGAGGAACTATCTCGAGAAGTCCGTGATATTGTAGAGAACTACTCCAATACACTTTGCACAAGCGCGATCTGTATGGTTGAGCTACTCCAGCTCTATCGCATTGGCAAGATCCGCTCAAAGCATAAAACGATCGATGCCATACTCCGCATTCTGATTGACCAGTTCTCGTTAGAGGTTTTGCCTTTTGGAGATAGGCAGATAAAGACGTTGAAAAATCTGCACATCGCCAACGACCACAACGACCCGTTCGACCACATGGTAATCTCACACGCCATCACGGATCGACTGATTCTGATTAGTTCCGACAGGAAGTTCGAACGATACGCATCCCAGCGGCTCGATTTTGTCTTCAATGTGAGATGA